In Phormidium yuhuli AB48, one genomic interval encodes:
- a CDS encoding endonuclease MutS2 — MIREETLNLLEWQRVCQHLSTFAATKLGAIAARQLAIPGDRQQSQQLLQQTQEAYGLEMNPQDGLTFGGIRDIWEALERAEIGGMLQGEELLNIATTLSGARQLRRVIDNTELEVPVLRELVSELRTYPELEQEIHHCIDERGDVADRASPQLADIRRQLKQVRDRIYQTLNRIIQRQGSALQEHLITSRGDRFVLPVKAPQKEKIPGIVHDSSATGATLYIEPRAIVNENNQLRTLQRQEKNAEEVVLRQLSQSIAEVIPDLERLLAIVTQLDLATARARYSIWLEANPPRFVEANQATELRQLRHPLLVWQEKHEQGQAVVPINVSMSPDIRVVTITGPNTGGKTVTLKTLGLAMLMAKVGLFIPAREPVELPWFSQVLADIGDEQSIEQSLSTFSGHIRRISRILEAVAEDENALVLLDEVGAGTDPSEGSALAITLLQYLGDRTRLTVATTHFGELKALKYEDSRFENASVEFDDESLSPTYRLLWGIPGRSNAMQIARRLGLAAEVVDSAQNYVRSGISVDVNETIAELEAQRRRQETKADEASQIVAQAERLNQEISEKAEQLRRREENLKLQQEQAVQAAIDEAKAEIAKVIRRLQQGHATAQDAQQATEAMERIRQQRLPSASKPPKPKPGFAPKVGDRVRIPRLGQTAEVLAIEKEGELTVRFGLMKMEVPLADVESLSGEKPDLPQPKAKATPEKSSQTAAPAATVKTAPLVRTSQNTLDVRGSRVHEAEPRLEEAIAQAVPVGGALWIIHGKGTGKLRQGVHEILGRSPHIKNFELAPQKEGGAGVTVAYLE; from the coding sequence TTGATTCGCGAAGAAACCCTCAATCTCCTAGAATGGCAACGGGTCTGCCAGCATCTCTCCACCTTCGCCGCCACTAAACTCGGGGCTATCGCCGCTCGACAACTGGCCATCCCCGGCGATCGCCAACAGAGTCAACAGCTTCTGCAACAAACCCAGGAAGCCTATGGGTTGGAAATGAATCCTCAAGATGGCTTGACGTTTGGCGGTATTCGTGATATATGGGAAGCCCTAGAACGGGCCGAAATTGGCGGGATGTTGCAAGGGGAGGAACTCCTGAACATCGCCACCACCCTCTCCGGCGCACGACAACTGCGGCGAGTGATCGATAACACTGAATTAGAAGTTCCGGTGTTACGAGAGTTGGTGTCAGAATTACGCACCTATCCCGAGTTGGAACAAGAGATTCACCATTGTATCGACGAACGAGGGGATGTCGCCGATCGCGCCAGCCCCCAACTGGCAGACATCCGACGTCAACTTAAACAGGTGCGCGATCGCATCTACCAAACCCTCAACCGCATCATTCAACGTCAGGGAAGCGCCCTGCAAGAACATCTCATCACCAGTCGGGGCGATCGCTTTGTCTTACCCGTCAAAGCCCCGCAAAAAGAGAAAATCCCCGGAATTGTTCATGACAGTTCCGCCACCGGGGCCACCCTCTATATCGAACCTCGGGCGATCGTCAACGAAAACAACCAACTGCGAACCCTCCAGCGACAAGAGAAAAACGCCGAAGAAGTGGTGTTACGCCAACTCAGCCAAAGCATCGCCGAGGTGATTCCCGATTTAGAGCGATTATTGGCGATCGTCACCCAACTGGATTTAGCCACAGCCCGGGCCCGCTACAGTATCTGGTTAGAGGCCAACCCACCCCGCTTTGTCGAAGCCAACCAAGCCACGGAACTGCGCCAACTGCGTCATCCACTCTTGGTTTGGCAAGAAAAACATGAACAGGGCCAGGCGGTGGTTCCCATTAATGTCTCCATGTCTCCTGACATTCGCGTGGTGACGATTACGGGGCCCAACACGGGGGGTAAAACCGTTACCTTAAAAACCCTCGGCTTAGCCATGTTGATGGCAAAAGTGGGTTTGTTTATTCCGGCGCGGGAACCGGTGGAACTGCCCTGGTTCTCGCAAGTGTTGGCGGATATTGGCGATGAACAGTCTATTGAACAGAGTTTATCCACCTTTTCCGGTCATATCCGCCGTATTAGTCGCATTTTAGAGGCAGTGGCGGAGGATGAGAATGCCTTAGTCTTGTTGGATGAAGTGGGTGCGGGAACCGATCCCTCTGAGGGGAGTGCCTTGGCCATTACCCTGTTGCAATATCTGGGCGATCGCACTCGTTTGACGGTGGCCACAACTCACTTTGGCGAGTTAAAGGCCTTGAAATACGAAGATTCCCGCTTTGAGAATGCCTCAGTGGAGTTTGACGACGAGAGTTTATCCCCCACCTATCGCCTGTTATGGGGGATTCCCGGCCGTTCCAATGCCATGCAGATTGCCCGACGACTGGGGTTAGCCGCCGAGGTGGTGGATTCGGCCCAGAATTATGTCCGTTCGGGGATTAGTGTTGATGTCAATGAAACCATTGCCGAGTTGGAAGCGCAACGGCGGCGACAGGAAACCAAAGCCGATGAAGCCAGTCAGATTGTGGCCCAGGCGGAACGGTTGAATCAAGAGATTAGTGAGAAGGCCGAACAGTTACGCCGTCGCGAGGAAAACCTGAAACTGCAACAGGAACAAGCGGTTCAGGCGGCCATTGATGAGGCAAAAGCGGAAATTGCCAAGGTGATTCGTCGCTTGCAACAGGGCCATGCGACGGCTCAGGATGCTCAACAGGCCACTGAGGCTATGGAGCGTATTCGTCAGCAACGGCTCCCCAGTGCCTCGAAACCGCCGAAACCCAAACCGGGATTTGCCCCGAAGGTGGGCGATCGCGTTCGCATTCCCCGCTTAGGGCAAACGGCGGAGGTGTTGGCGATTGAGAAAGAGGGTGAGTTAACGGTGCGCTTCGGGTTAATGAAGATGGAGGTTCCCTTGGCGGATGTGGAATCGCTGTCTGGGGAAAAACCGGATCTACCCCAGCCGAAAGCTAAAGCCACCCCTGAGAAATCCAGTCAGACGGCGGCCCCGGCGGCTACAGTGAAGACGGCCCCCCTTGTGCGTACCTCACAAAATACCTTGGATGTGCGGGGAAGTCGGGTACATGAGGCTGAACCTCGCTTAGAGGAGGCGATCGCCCAGGCGGTTCCGGTTGGGGGTGCGTTGTGGATTATTCATGGTAAGGGAACTGGCAAGTTACGCCAGGGAGTTCATGAGATTTTGGGGCGATCGCCGCATATTAAAAACTTCGAGTTGGCCCCACAAAAGGAAGGCGGCGCGGGGGTAACGGTAGCTTATCTCGAGTGA
- a CDS encoding Uma2 family endonuclease → MTAIAPSLSLEAFLQQPERKPYQEYIEGQIIPKPMPQGRHSRIQQKLITAINAVTEPDKIALALPELRCSFGDRSLVPDIAVFSWARIPLTENGEIGDRFNAAPDWTIEILSPEQSSTRVASNILYCLAAESEMGWLIDPKERLVQVFDGDRRIISIEQEGDRLPTPNFAQSLNLSLGTLWNWLKLA, encoded by the coding sequence ATGACGGCGATCGCCCCCAGTCTCTCCCTAGAGGCGTTTTTGCAACAGCCTGAACGCAAACCCTATCAAGAATACATTGAGGGGCAAATTATCCCAAAACCCATGCCACAAGGTCGTCACAGCCGCATCCAGCAAAAATTGATCACGGCCATCAATGCTGTGACGGAACCCGATAAGATTGCCTTAGCCTTGCCAGAATTGCGCTGTAGCTTTGGCGATCGCTCCCTGGTTCCCGATATCGCGGTGTTTTCCTGGGCCCGGATTCCCTTGACGGAAAACGGAGAAATTGGCGATCGCTTTAACGCCGCTCCCGATTGGACGATTGAGATTTTAAGTCCGGAACAATCTTCGACTCGCGTCGCCAGTAATATCCTGTATTGTTTGGCGGCTGAGAGTGAAATGGGTTGGTTGATTGATCCCAAGGAACGACTGGTGCAAGTCTTTGATGGCGATCGCCGCATTATCTCCATCGAACAGGAGGGCGATCGCCTCCCCACCCCCAACTTTGCTCAATCCCTCAACCTCAGTTTGGGAACCCTCTGGAACTGGCTAAAACTGGCATAA
- a CDS encoding NAD(P)-dependent oxidoreductase has translation MKIGILGTGLMGQPMALKLLEANYDIIAYNRTAAKLDPIKAAGGAIASSPVEVLQQADCLITMLTNAAAIQETLLSDAAKAKWTGKTLMQMATIAPSESQTLQQKIEAAGGAYLEAPVLGSIPQVKTGELLVMVGATPALFEQCLPVLQVFGKEPVLLGEVGSGSAVKLAMNQLIGSLTTAFAASLAMVRQQGLDVEAFMEIVRQSALYAPTFDKKLSRMMAGNYENPNFPSKHLLKDMNLFSREAEKMGIDAGLSQAVSQVVEEAIAQGLADSDYSALFEAVKGG, from the coding sequence ATGAAAATTGGCATTTTAGGAACCGGTTTAATGGGGCAACCCATGGCACTCAAACTACTAGAAGCCAACTATGACATCATCGCCTATAACCGTACCGCCGCCAAACTAGACCCCATTAAAGCCGCTGGAGGCGCGATCGCATCCTCTCCCGTCGAGGTTCTCCAACAAGCTGACTGTCTCATCACCATGCTCACCAATGCGGCGGCCATTCAGGAAACGCTCCTCAGTGACGCGGCTAAAGCAAAATGGACGGGGAAAACGTTAATGCAAATGGCAACCATTGCCCCCAGTGAAAGTCAAACCCTACAACAAAAGATTGAAGCGGCTGGGGGTGCTTATCTGGAAGCCCCCGTGTTGGGAAGTATTCCTCAAGTTAAAACTGGAGAATTGTTGGTGATGGTGGGGGCAACTCCGGCGTTGTTTGAGCAATGTTTGCCTGTTTTACAAGTGTTCGGCAAGGAGCCTGTTTTGCTGGGAGAGGTGGGCAGTGGTTCCGCTGTTAAATTGGCGATGAATCAACTGATTGGCTCCCTGACAACGGCATTTGCGGCTAGTTTGGCGATGGTGCGTCAGCAGGGACTTGATGTTGAGGCGTTTATGGAGATTGTCCGCCAAAGTGCCTTGTATGCACCGACCTTTGATAAGAAACTCTCGCGGATGATGGCGGGGAATTATGAAAATCCTAATTTCCCCAGTAAGCATTTATTAAAGGATATGAATCTGTTTAGCCGCGAAGCTGAAAAAATGGGAATTGATGCAGGGTTGAGTCAGGCGGTGTCGCAGGTGGTGGAAGAGGCGATCGCCCAAGGTTTGGCAGATTCGGACTATTCGGCGTTGTTTGAGGCGGTGAAAGGAGGTTAA
- a CDS encoding DoxX family protein translates to MNYIPVVARFFLAAIFLRAGVSKIFGFDGVAAMMGNIGLPFPEVLLVGTIAFQILGSLSLILGYKTRIGVILLIIFIVPTSIIFHNPTDPTETTNFFKNLGLLGGLMMTLYSGAGPVSLDHRLGGYR, encoded by the coding sequence ATGAATTACATCCCTGTAGTCGCTCGCTTTTTCCTAGCGGCCATCTTTTTACGCGCTGGTGTTTCTAAAATCTTTGGCTTCGACGGGGTTGCCGCAATGATGGGCAATATAGGATTACCGTTTCCAGAGGTTTTATTAGTGGGAACCATTGCCTTTCAGATTTTGGGCAGTCTATCTTTAATTTTGGGCTACAAAACGAGAATTGGGGTGATATTACTCATTATTTTTATTGTTCCCACTAGCATCATTTTTCACAATCCAACTGACCCAACGGAAACGACAAACTTTTTCAAGAATTTAGGACTGCTTGGGGGATTGATGATGACCCTCTATTCGGGGGCAGGACCGGTGAGTCTTGATCATCGCTTGGGGGGATATCGGTAG
- a CDS encoding class I SAM-dependent methyltransferase, producing the protein MGILQDRDRTKLDSSDDARFYEIPRFVTHVDESFIDQLTQLYRDRLQANSHILDLMSSWVSHLPEDIPFAHVEGHGMNEAELEKNPQLDHYIVQNLNHTPQLPYADEQFDAVLNAVSVQYLQHPEAVFAEIHRILKPGGLAIISFSNRMFYQKAIQAWREGSEASRVQLVKRYFQAVPGFAEPEVIIKTSDVPPILQMMGFPGADPFYAVIGEKTRVKLP; encoded by the coding sequence ATGGGAATCTTGCAAGACCGCGATCGCACCAAACTCGACAGTAGCGATGATGCCCGATTTTACGAAATTCCGCGCTTCGTCACCCATGTGGATGAGAGCTTCATCGACCAACTGACGCAATTGTATCGCGATCGCCTCCAAGCCAACAGCCACATCCTCGACCTCATGAGTAGCTGGGTGTCCCATCTGCCCGAGGACATCCCCTTTGCTCATGTAGAGGGCCATGGGATGAACGAGGCGGAACTGGAGAAAAACCCCCAATTAGACCATTACATCGTCCAAAACCTCAATCACACCCCTCAACTCCCCTACGCCGATGAGCAGTTTGACGCCGTTCTCAACGCCGTCTCGGTGCAGTACCTCCAACATCCTGAAGCGGTGTTCGCCGAAATCCACCGCATCCTCAAACCCGGCGGACTGGCCATCATCAGCTTCTCCAACCGAATGTTCTACCAAAAAGCCATTCAAGCCTGGCGGGAGGGAAGTGAAGCTAGTCGAGTGCAACTGGTGAAACGCTATTTTCAAGCCGTTCCCGGTTTTGCAGAACCGGAGGTGATCATTAAAACCTCTGACGTTCCCCCGATTTTGCAAATGATGGGATTTCCTGGAGCTGACCCCTTCTACGCAGTGATTGGCGAAAAAACCCGGGTCAAATTGCCCTAA
- a CDS encoding ShlB/FhaC/HecB family hemolysin secretion/activation protein: MGKHNHDGYDSPGVLLMGMTVVAMALPSPGVAVETGASQTPAPRYLAQVRPVPDDPFPELGDPQPLPSPEELLPPRPDGDREERLDHLDGQLEVRGYRVEGSTRFTAEDFVPILEPFIGEMSFADLLQARSAITQFYVDQGYITSGALLPPQTIEDGIVTIQVVEGALEDIVVTGDRRLNPGYVRSRLNLAAQTPLNINDLLEALQLLQLDPLIENLSAELSASPRPGFNLLEVEISEAPSFRPLLRIDSGRSPTVGAYRGTVELREANLTGWGDRARLSYSGTQGSHELQAGYRRPINPRNGTLETSFRLTGSEIIERPFDQLNLTADSRDFELTYRQPLHRSPGEEFALGLTFSRRESDTSLLEQPFPLSVGANERGETRLSVFRFFQEWTQRGSQEVLAARSQFNWGIPIFGNDTINSSEPDGRFFNWRGQAQYLRLLAPDGTALLLRSDVQLSATSVVPLERFGLGGNFSVRGYSQDFLLADSGLFASAEVRFPIWTANGGENRLELRPFVDVGTVWNQGDASVDTNTLASLGLGIHLGLGDRFSAKLDWGIPLVNVQEQENRDVFQRQELYFQLEWQPF, from the coding sequence ATGGGCAAACATAATCATGACGGTTACGATTCCCCGGGGGTGTTGCTGATGGGGATGACGGTAGTGGCGATGGCCCTACCGTCCCCTGGGGTGGCCGTAGAGACTGGGGCCTCTCAAACACCCGCACCCCGTTACTTAGCCCAAGTTCGTCCAGTCCCTGATGATCCATTTCCTGAGTTAGGAGATCCCCAGCCACTCCCCTCACCGGAGGAGTTACTTCCACCCCGTCCCGATGGAGATCGGGAGGAACGCCTCGATCACCTTGATGGCCAGCTAGAGGTACGGGGCTATCGTGTGGAGGGAAGCACCCGTTTTACGGCGGAGGACTTTGTACCTATCTTGGAACCGTTTATCGGTGAGATGTCCTTTGCGGATTTATTGCAAGCCCGTTCAGCCATTACCCAGTTTTATGTAGACCAAGGCTACATCACCTCGGGGGCCTTACTTCCCCCTCAAACGATTGAGGATGGGATTGTGACGATTCAGGTGGTTGAGGGGGCGTTAGAGGATATTGTGGTGACGGGCGATCGCCGTCTGAATCCGGGGTATGTGCGATCGCGCCTCAATTTGGCGGCCCAAACTCCCCTTAATATCAATGATCTTTTAGAAGCCTTACAGTTATTGCAACTTGATCCGCTGATTGAGAATCTCTCGGCGGAACTCTCGGCCAGTCCTCGTCCGGGGTTTAATTTGCTGGAGGTGGAGATTAGTGAGGCCCCCAGTTTTCGCCCGTTGCTGAGGATTGACAGTGGGCGATCGCCCACGGTGGGGGCCTATCGCGGGACGGTGGAACTGCGGGAAGCTAATCTGACGGGCTGGGGCGATCGCGCTCGTCTGAGTTACAGTGGCACCCAGGGCAGTCATGAACTCCAGGCTGGCTATCGTCGGCCGATTAATCCCCGCAATGGAACCCTGGAAACCTCATTTCGCCTGACAGGGAGTGAAATTATTGAACGTCCCTTTGATCAGTTGAATCTCACCGCTGACTCTCGGGATTTTGAACTCACCTATCGTCAACCCCTTCATCGCTCCCCGGGGGAGGAATTTGCTCTAGGGTTGACCTTTTCGCGTCGGGAAAGTGACACCTCATTGTTAGAGCAACCTTTTCCCCTTTCGGTGGGGGCGAATGAGCGAGGGGAAACCCGTCTCTCGGTGTTCCGTTTTTTCCAGGAATGGACACAACGGGGATCTCAGGAAGTGTTGGCGGCGCGATCGCAGTTCAACTGGGGGATTCCCATTTTCGGCAATGACACCATCAACAGTAGCGAACCCGATGGTCGCTTTTTCAATTGGCGAGGACAAGCCCAATATCTACGCCTGCTGGCCCCCGACGGAACCGCCCTATTATTGCGATCTGATGTGCAACTGTCAGCCACCTCTGTGGTCCCCCTAGAACGGTTTGGGTTAGGGGGGAACTTTAGCGTACGGGGCTATAGCCAAGATTTTCTCTTAGCCGATAGTGGCCTGTTCGCCTCGGCGGAAGTGCGATTCCCCATTTGGACGGCCAATGGAGGTGAGAATCGTTTAGAATTGCGGCCCTTTGTGGATGTGGGGACGGTTTGGAATCAGGGAGACGCCAGTGTGGATACGAACACTCTCGCCTCCCTGGGATTGGGGATTCACTTAGGCTTGGGCGATCGCTTCTCGGCCAAACTAGACTGGGGGATTCCCCTGGTTAACGTCCAAGAACAGGAAAACCGTGATGTCTTCCAGCGTCAGGAACTCTATTTTCAGCTTGAATGGCAACCCTTTTAA
- the glpX gene encoding class II fructose-bisphosphatase, with the protein MESTLGLEIIEVVEQAAIASAHWMGKGEKNTADQVAVEAMRERMNQIHMRGRIVIGEGERDDAPMLYIGEEVGICTQENAKQFCNPDELVEIDIAVDPCEGTNLVAYGQNGSMAVLAISEKGGLFAAPDFYMKKLAAPAVAKNHVDIRKSATENLRILADCMDRSVEELVVVVMDRPRHKDLVQEIRNAGARVRLISDGDVSAAISCAFAGTNIHALMGIGAAPEGVISAAAMRCLGGHFQGQLIYDPAVVKTGLIGESKESNLERLASMGIDDPDKVYDAHELACGETVLFAACGITPGTLMEGVRFFHGGARTQSLVISSQSKTARFVDTVHMTDAPRRLQLK; encoded by the coding sequence GTGGAAAGTACCCTCGGGCTAGAAATTATTGAAGTCGTTGAGCAGGCGGCGATCGCCTCCGCTCATTGGATGGGGAAAGGTGAGAAAAACACCGCCGACCAAGTGGCTGTAGAAGCCATGCGTGAGCGTATGAACCAGATTCATATGCGCGGTCGTATCGTCATTGGAGAAGGGGAGCGCGATGATGCCCCCATGCTCTACATTGGCGAAGAAGTCGGAATTTGTACCCAAGAAAACGCCAAACAATTCTGCAACCCCGACGAATTGGTTGAAATCGATATCGCCGTTGACCCCTGTGAAGGAACCAACCTCGTCGCCTACGGACAAAATGGCTCCATGGCGGTGTTGGCAATTTCCGAAAAAGGAGGCCTGTTTGCCGCTCCTGACTTCTACATGAAAAAATTAGCCGCCCCCGCTGTAGCTAAAAACCATGTGGACATCCGTAAATCAGCCACGGAAAACCTCCGCATCCTGGCAGATTGCATGGATCGTAGTGTGGAAGAATTGGTGGTCGTGGTCATGGACCGCCCCCGTCACAAAGACTTGGTTCAAGAAATCCGCAACGCCGGCGCCCGGGTGCGTCTGATTAGTGATGGCGATGTGTCCGCCGCGATTTCCTGCGCCTTCGCGGGGACGAACATCCACGCACTGATGGGAATTGGGGCCGCTCCTGAAGGGGTGATTTCTGCCGCCGCCATGCGCTGTCTGGGGGGTCACTTCCAAGGACAACTCATCTATGACCCCGCCGTGGTAAAAACGGGCTTGATTGGTGAGAGCAAAGAAAGCAACCTCGAACGGCTCGCGAGCATGGGCATTGACGACCCCGATAAAGTCTATGATGCCCATGAACTGGCCTGCGGTGAAACCGTCTTGTTCGCCGCCTGCGGGATTACCCCCGGAACCCTCATGGAAGGGGTGCGCTTCTTCCACGGCGGCGCTCGGACTCAGTCTTTGGTCATCTCCAGTCAAAGCAAAACGGCTCGCTTCGTCGATACCGTTCACATGACGGATGCACCCCGTCGCTTGCAACTGAAATAG